The proteins below come from a single Miscanthus floridulus cultivar M001 chromosome 1, ASM1932011v1, whole genome shotgun sequence genomic window:
- the LOC136535263 gene encoding tetraspanin-10-like produces MGSASAFVIRWINFFTMILALLVVGVGFWMSTHNDECRRSLTVPVIALGGVIFLISLVGFLGAWKNVSCLLWTYLIMLFVVLVAIMVFTVLAFIITNSGSGHIVPGARYKEYRLQDYSSWFVKQLDDTEKWARLKSCLVKTDDCNNLSKRYKTAREYKLADLTPMESGCCRPPAECGYPALNASYFDLSYHPVSTNVDCKLYKNARSVRCYDCNSCKAGVAQYMKTEWRVVAIFNVILFIILSFVYFVGCCARRNTGGSDAKGRGR; encoded by the exons ATGGGCAGCGCCAGCGCGTTCGTCATCAGGTGGATCAACTTCTTCACCATG ATACTGGCACTACTGGTGGTGGGTGTCGGGTTCTGGATGAGCACCCACAACGACGAGTGCAGGCGGTCCTTGACCGTCCCTGTCATTGCTCTCGGTGGAGTCATCTTTCTCAT ATCGCTCGTCGGATTCCTTGGTGCTTGGAAGAACGTTTCCTGCTTGCTCTGGACA TACCTAATCATGCTGTTCGTGGTCTTGGTGGCAATCATGGTGTTCACGGTGCTTGC GTTTATCATAACAAACTCTGGAAGTGGTCATATTGTTCCTGGGGCTAG GTATAAAGAGTATCGTCTTCAGGATTACAGCTCCTGGTTTGTCAAACAG CTCGATGACACAGAGAAATGGGCTCGCCTGAAAAGCTGCCTAGTGAAGACAGATGACTGCAACAACTTGTCGAAAAGATACAAG ACTGCAAGAGAATACAAGCTTGCAGACCTTACTCCCATGGAGTCGGGTTGCTGCCGCCCACCAGCAGA GTGCGGGTACCCAGCTCTAAATGCATCCTATTTCGATCTGAGCTATCATCCGGTGAGCACAAACGTCGACTGCAAACTGTACAAGAACGCCCGTTCTGTCAGGTGCTACGACTGCAATTCTTGCAA AGCTGGGGTCGCGCAGTACATGAAGACAGAGTGGCGAGTGGTGGCTATCTTCAACGTGATATTGTTCATCATCCTG TCGTTCGTGTACTTCGTTGGCTGCTGTGCGCGGAGAAACACTGGAGGAAGCGATGCGAAAGGTCGTGGCAGGTGA